The following coding sequences are from one Panicum hallii strain FIL2 chromosome 5, PHallii_v3.1, whole genome shotgun sequence window:
- the LOC112895945 gene encoding uncharacterized protein LOC112895945 isoform X1, protein MPSQCWPRAPPLHLVASAAAAAEPRRNPHGRRRAVHSPVGHRLRGAAQRRRRLRGRRRRGRRAAPLRRGWRPRPGRRRRVRGVGGEAPRFCGRGVRAGRRRLSYCRRCHRGPCRQRARPPPTLKGLVGGSDHVVRLVVSDIGPRDIRGDDILRYKRWLWWTRFGMVITMLQFVSAIYLMCIIMKDILAGGSLKQCFSGQNQGNNDWKRILIITFLVSMWVAIIVQCATGSDVLRWRSFYASHDIAWRAHYREVFDHGIREVLCCLGRVKYSSVLEDDDICVVAKLLGDLMAYRASGTGHLELVAGLSLLQKSKLSTVISKELVEAPQDLIQEAVLFHPFAEAAYTVIPYILALSPFQFLPDTLKVFSFQGPLLDFGRNPVMFPCVWLNRQGVLTPWTRLRRPILEGDNCWRGHAAAFLKYANVAPEVLRKGRVSQTKREAAYFVVVLHDLSTVVIAIRGTETPEDVITDGLCKECNLTMDDLDGLINSDQLSPQLKNTVLSSFPHYGHAGIVESARELYAVLEGQPIHQDKSDTVTAGFLSSLLGDGCECNGYNIEIVGHSLGGSVAALLGIKLYRRFPKLHVYAYGAAPCVDYVIADACSQFVTSIVHNDEFSARLSMNSVIRLRSLAVKALSKTSPNSAKVGKLVGGIMNARTDEENAIEHCASIGALQTASEPKLSNDQMRGRNPMHTIRGGLFLFGKAISCLVNTPKYRISSTAAINYELGRSRMTTASDGGKCIVVSRGFSDVSHCGEASSAHRENGIREGDFYERGEGYRLPRFNNGTELTSASNDHISTISSSEGQSPEVYLPGLVVHVVPVKESTSPLQKTTVTRRKNKSYKAFIANRKDFIDLVVTPRMFLDHLPWRCQYAMQKVIETRKREQLTHDMSAAEDAV, encoded by the exons ATGCCCAGCCAGTGCTGGCCTCGTGCGCCTCCACTCCACCtcgtcgcctccgccgccgccgccgccgagccgagGCGGAACCCGCATGGCCGCCGGCGTGCTGTCCACAGTCCGGTGGGCCACCGCCTGCGCGGCGCTGctcaacgccgccgccgcctccgcgggcgccgccgtcgCGGCCGTCGCGCTGCGCCGCTGCGGCGGGGGTGGCGCCCtcggcccggccgccgccgtcgcgtccgcggcgtcggcggcgaggcTCCTCGCTTCTGCGGTCGCGGGGTTCGCGCAGGGCGCCGCCGCCTCAGCTATTGCCGCCGGTGCCATCGGGGCCCATGTCGACAGCGAGCGCGACCTCCGCCAACTCTCAAGG GCCTGGTGGGAGGCAGTGATCATGTGGTGCGCTTGGTGGTTTCAGACATCGGGCCCCGAGATATTCGTGGAGATGACATT CTACGGTACAAGAGATGGCTTTGGTGGACACGATTTGGAATGGTCATCACGATGCTGCAATTTGTGTCGGCAATTTATTTGATGTGTATCATCATGAAGGATATCTTAGCTGGAGGGTCTTTAAAACAGTGCTTTTCAG GACAAAATCAGGGAAACAATGACTGGAAGCGTATCTTGATAATAACTTTTCTTGTCAGTATGTGGGTGGCAATTATAGTTCAATGCGCTACTGGTTCTGATGTACTAAGGTGGAGATCATTTTATGCATCCCATGATATTGCGTGGAGGGCACACTACCGGGAGGTGTTTGATCATGGAATCCGTGAAGTTTTGTGCTGTCTAGGGCGGGTTAAGTATTC GAGTGTGTTGGAAGATGATGATATATGTGTCGTGGCAAAGTTATTGGGTGATCTTATGGCTTATCGTGCATCTGGAACTGGTCATCTTGAGCTCGTAGCAG GGCTTTCGCTACTGCAGAAATCTAAGTTGTCCACAGTTATTTCGAAAGAACTAGTGGAGGCTCCTCAAGATCTCATCCAAGAGGCTGTTCTCTTTCATCCATTTGCTGAAGCTGCCTATACAGTTATTCCCTACATCCTTGCTCTGTCTCCTTTCCAGTTCTTGCCAGACACATTGAAGGTATTCTCTTTTCAGGGTCCACTGCTTGATTTTGGAAGGAATCCAGTTATGTTTCCCTGTGTGTGGCTAAATCGGCAAGGTGTTTTAACTCCATGGACTCGTCTTAG ACGACCAATACTTGAAGGTGATAACTGCTGGAGAGGGCATGCAGCTGCTTTCCTAAAATATGCCAATGTGGCCCCCGAAGTCCTTCGAAAAGGTCGTGTTAGCCAG ACAAAACGCGAGGCTGCCTATTTTGTGGTTGTCTTGCATGATTTGAGTACAGTAGTCATTGCTATCCGTGGAACTGAGACACCAGAAGATGTTATAACCGATGGCTTGTGTAAGGAATGTAACCTTACAATGGATGACTTGGATGGGTTGATCAA TTCTGATCAATTGTCCCCTCAACTGAAGAATACCGTCCTGTCATCTTTTCCACACTATGGACATGCAGGAATTGTTGAATCAGCTCGAGAGCTGTACGCAGTACTTGAGGGACAGCCCATACACCAAG ATAAGTCAGACACAGTGACGGCTGGATTCTTATCTTCTCTTCTTGGGGATGGTTGTGAGTGCAATGGGTACAATATTGAAATTGTTGGACATTCTTTAGGAGGTTCTGTAGCTGCCCTTCTTGGTATCAAG CTATACAGGCGATTCCCGAAATTACATGTGTATGCATATGGAGCCGCACCATGTGTGGATTATGTGATAGCAGATGCCTGCTCACAATTTGTTACAAG CATAGTCCACAATGATGAATTCTCTGCACGATTATCCATGAACTCGGTGATTAGATTGCGCAGTTTGGCTGTGAAGGCTCTCTCAAAGACTTCGCCCAATTCTGCTAAAGTGGGTAAACTAGTTGGTGGAATCATGAATGCCAGAACAGATGAGGAAAATGCAATAGAGCACTGTGCTTCAATTGGTGCTCTGCAGACAGCCAGTGAGCCTAAGCTAAGTAATGATCAAATGCGAGGAAGGAATCCAATGCATACAATCAGAGGTGGCTTATTTCTCTTTGGCAAAGCAATATCTTGCTTGGTAAATACCCCAAAATATCGAATTAGCTCCACAGCAGCAATTAATTATGAGTTGGGCAGATCTAGAATGACTACTGCCAGTGATGGAGGGAAATGCATTGTTGTTTCCCGTGGTTTTTCGGATGTTTCACACTGTGGAGAAGCTAGTAGTGCACACAGAGAGAATGGGATTCGAGAAGGTGACTTTTATGAACGCGGTGAAGGGTACAGACTGCCTCGTTTCAATAATGGTACTGAACTCACATCTGCTTCAAATGACCACATCAGTACAATAAGCTCATCTGAAGGACAGTCGCCAGAGGTTTATCTTCCTGGCCTTGTTGTTCATGTTGTTCCAGTAAAGGAGAGTACCTCTCCATTGCAGAAGACAACTGTGACTCGTCGCAAGAACAAGAGCTACAAAGCATTTATCGCTAATCGGAAAGATTTTATCGACCTTGTTGTGACGCCTCGCATGTTCCTTGATCACCTCCCTTGGAG GTGTCAGTATGCCATGCAAAAGGTTATAGAAACACGGAAACGGGAGCAGCTCACGCATGATATGTCAGCTGCAGAGGATGCTGTATAA
- the LOC112891381 gene encoding phospholipase A1 EG1, chloroplastic/mitochondrial-like: MAAAAVHRQCGGATVTRAQQRVVRCRAAGGSVAAATAPACAPVEAGARRGPARRSAATVAGMWRQVQGCDDWEGLLEPGVHPVLRAELARYSELVDACYKAFDLDPASRRYLNCKYGRERMLEEVGMPGAGYEITRYVYAAPDVTVPTMEPSTSGRGRWIGYVAVSTDEMTRRLGRRDVLVSFRGTVTPAEWMANLMSSLEPARLDPCDPRPDVKVESGFLSLYTSADKTCRFGGAGSCREQLLREVSRLIDSCAKDRPGEDVSVTLAGHSMGSALALLFAYDLAELGLNRGAPVTVFSFGGPRVGNAAFKARCDELGVKALRVANVHDPITKLPGIFLNEATTGVLRPWRASCYTHVGVELPLNFVKVGDLASVHDLSTYVALLKSGGDKQAAAPRSAPDGGVLARVMEFVGRQRAGAVPWQDAALQMGGLVQTLGLI, translated from the coding sequence atggcggcggcggcggtccatCGGCaatgcggcggcgcgacggtcACGCGCGCGCAGCAGCGGGTGGTCCGGTGCCGCGCGGCGGGTGGCAGCGTCgccgcggcgacggcgccggcgtgcgcgccggtggaggcaggggcgcggcggggcccgGCGCGGAGGAGCGCGGCGACCGTGGCGGGCATGTGGCGGCAGGTGCAGGGGTGCGACGACTGGGAAGGCCTGCTGGAGCCCGGCGTGCACCCGGTGCTGCGGGCCGAGTTGGCGCGCTACAGCGAGCTGGTGGACGCGTGCTACAAGGCGTTCGACCTCGACCCGGCGTCGCGGCGGTACCTCAACTGCAAGTACGGCCGGGAGCGGATGCTGGAGGAGGTGGGCATGCCCGGCGCCGGGTACGAGATCACGCGCTACGTCTACGCGGCGCCCGACGTCACCGTGCCGACCATGGAGCCGTCCACCAGCGGCCGCGGCCGGTGGATAGGGTACGTCGCCGTGTCCACAGACGAGATGACCCGGCGGCTGGGGCGGCGGGACGTGCTGGTCTCGTTCCGCGGCACGGTCACCCCCGCCGAGTGGATGGCCAACCTCATGAGCTCGCTGGAGCCAGCGCGCCTCGACCCCTGCGACCCGCGCCCGGACGTGAAGGTCGAGTCGGGCTTCCTCAGCCTCTACACCTCGGCGGACAAGACGTGCCGCTTCGGCGGAGCGGGGAGCTGCCGGGAGCAGCTCCTCCGCGAGGTGTCCCGCCTCATCGACTCGTGCGCCAAGGACCGGCCCGGCGAGGACGTCAGCGTCACCCTGGCGGGCCACAGCATGGGCAGCGCGCTGGCGCTGCTCTTCGCGTATGACCTCGCCGAGCTGGGCCTCAACCGCGGCGCCCCCGTTACGGTGTTCTCCTTCGGCGGGCCGAGGGTCGGGAACGCCGCCTTCAAGGCCCGGTGCGACGAGCTGGGCGTCAAGGCGCTGCGCGTGGCGAACGTCCACGACCCCATCACCAAGCTCCCGGGCATCTTCCTGAACGAGGCCACCACGGGGGTGCTCCGCCCGTGGCGCGCCTCCTGCTACACCCACGTCGGCGTGGAGCTCCCGCTCAACTTCGTCAAGGTCGGCGACCTCGCCAGCGTCCACGACCTCAGCACCTACGTCGCATTGCTCAAGAGCGGCGGCGACAAGCAGGCCGCCGCGCCCAGGTCGGCACCCGACGGCGGCGTGCTGGCCAGGGTGATGGAGTTCGTGgggcggcagcgcgcgggcgCCGTGCCGTGGCAGGACGCCGCCCTGCAGATGGGCGGCCTGGTGCAGACCCTGGGGCTGATCTGA
- the LOC112895945 gene encoding uncharacterized protein LOC112895945 isoform X2 encodes MPSQCWPRAPPLHLVASAAAAAEPRRNPHGRRRAVHSPVGHRLRGAAQRRRRLRGRRRRGRRAAPLRRGWRPRPGRRRRVRGVGGEAPRFCGRGVRAGRRRLSYCRRCHRGPCRQRARPPPTLKGLVGGSDHVVRLVVSDIGPRDIRGDDILRYKRWLWWTRFGMVITMLQFVSAIYLMCIIMKDILAGGSLKQCFSGQNQGNNDWKRILIITFLVSMWVAIIVQCATGSDVLRWRSFYASHDIAWRAHYREVFDHGIREVLCCLGRVKYSSVLEDDDICVVAKLLGDLMAYRASGTGHLELVAGLSLLQKSKLSTVISKELVEAPQDLIQEAVLFHPFAEAAYTGPLLDFGRNPVMFPCVWLNRQGVLTPWTRLRRPILEGDNCWRGHAAAFLKYANVAPEVLRKGRVSQTKREAAYFVVVLHDLSTVVIAIRGTETPEDVITDGLCKECNLTMDDLDGLINSDQLSPQLKNTVLSSFPHYGHAGIVESARELYAVLEGQPIHQDKSDTVTAGFLSSLLGDGCECNGYNIEIVGHSLGGSVAALLGIKLYRRFPKLHVYAYGAAPCVDYVIADACSQFVTSIVHNDEFSARLSMNSVIRLRSLAVKALSKTSPNSAKVGKLVGGIMNARTDEENAIEHCASIGALQTASEPKLSNDQMRGRNPMHTIRGGLFLFGKAISCLVNTPKYRISSTAAINYELGRSRMTTASDGGKCIVVSRGFSDVSHCGEASSAHRENGIREGDFYERGEGYRLPRFNNGTELTSASNDHISTISSSEGQSPEVYLPGLVVHVVPVKESTSPLQKTTVTRRKNKSYKAFIANRKDFIDLVVTPRMFLDHLPWRCQYAMQKVIETRKREQLTHDMSAAEDAV; translated from the exons ATGCCCAGCCAGTGCTGGCCTCGTGCGCCTCCACTCCACCtcgtcgcctccgccgccgccgccgccgagccgagGCGGAACCCGCATGGCCGCCGGCGTGCTGTCCACAGTCCGGTGGGCCACCGCCTGCGCGGCGCTGctcaacgccgccgccgcctccgcgggcgccgccgtcgCGGCCGTCGCGCTGCGCCGCTGCGGCGGGGGTGGCGCCCtcggcccggccgccgccgtcgcgtccgcggcgtcggcggcgaggcTCCTCGCTTCTGCGGTCGCGGGGTTCGCGCAGGGCGCCGCCGCCTCAGCTATTGCCGCCGGTGCCATCGGGGCCCATGTCGACAGCGAGCGCGACCTCCGCCAACTCTCAAGG GCCTGGTGGGAGGCAGTGATCATGTGGTGCGCTTGGTGGTTTCAGACATCGGGCCCCGAGATATTCGTGGAGATGACATT CTACGGTACAAGAGATGGCTTTGGTGGACACGATTTGGAATGGTCATCACGATGCTGCAATTTGTGTCGGCAATTTATTTGATGTGTATCATCATGAAGGATATCTTAGCTGGAGGGTCTTTAAAACAGTGCTTTTCAG GACAAAATCAGGGAAACAATGACTGGAAGCGTATCTTGATAATAACTTTTCTTGTCAGTATGTGGGTGGCAATTATAGTTCAATGCGCTACTGGTTCTGATGTACTAAGGTGGAGATCATTTTATGCATCCCATGATATTGCGTGGAGGGCACACTACCGGGAGGTGTTTGATCATGGAATCCGTGAAGTTTTGTGCTGTCTAGGGCGGGTTAAGTATTC GAGTGTGTTGGAAGATGATGATATATGTGTCGTGGCAAAGTTATTGGGTGATCTTATGGCTTATCGTGCATCTGGAACTGGTCATCTTGAGCTCGTAGCAG GGCTTTCGCTACTGCAGAAATCTAAGTTGTCCACAGTTATTTCGAAAGAACTAGTGGAGGCTCCTCAAGATCTCATCCAAGAGGCTGTTCTCTTTCATCCATTTGCTGAAGCTGCCTATACA GGTCCACTGCTTGATTTTGGAAGGAATCCAGTTATGTTTCCCTGTGTGTGGCTAAATCGGCAAGGTGTTTTAACTCCATGGACTCGTCTTAG ACGACCAATACTTGAAGGTGATAACTGCTGGAGAGGGCATGCAGCTGCTTTCCTAAAATATGCCAATGTGGCCCCCGAAGTCCTTCGAAAAGGTCGTGTTAGCCAG ACAAAACGCGAGGCTGCCTATTTTGTGGTTGTCTTGCATGATTTGAGTACAGTAGTCATTGCTATCCGTGGAACTGAGACACCAGAAGATGTTATAACCGATGGCTTGTGTAAGGAATGTAACCTTACAATGGATGACTTGGATGGGTTGATCAA TTCTGATCAATTGTCCCCTCAACTGAAGAATACCGTCCTGTCATCTTTTCCACACTATGGACATGCAGGAATTGTTGAATCAGCTCGAGAGCTGTACGCAGTACTTGAGGGACAGCCCATACACCAAG ATAAGTCAGACACAGTGACGGCTGGATTCTTATCTTCTCTTCTTGGGGATGGTTGTGAGTGCAATGGGTACAATATTGAAATTGTTGGACATTCTTTAGGAGGTTCTGTAGCTGCCCTTCTTGGTATCAAG CTATACAGGCGATTCCCGAAATTACATGTGTATGCATATGGAGCCGCACCATGTGTGGATTATGTGATAGCAGATGCCTGCTCACAATTTGTTACAAG CATAGTCCACAATGATGAATTCTCTGCACGATTATCCATGAACTCGGTGATTAGATTGCGCAGTTTGGCTGTGAAGGCTCTCTCAAAGACTTCGCCCAATTCTGCTAAAGTGGGTAAACTAGTTGGTGGAATCATGAATGCCAGAACAGATGAGGAAAATGCAATAGAGCACTGTGCTTCAATTGGTGCTCTGCAGACAGCCAGTGAGCCTAAGCTAAGTAATGATCAAATGCGAGGAAGGAATCCAATGCATACAATCAGAGGTGGCTTATTTCTCTTTGGCAAAGCAATATCTTGCTTGGTAAATACCCCAAAATATCGAATTAGCTCCACAGCAGCAATTAATTATGAGTTGGGCAGATCTAGAATGACTACTGCCAGTGATGGAGGGAAATGCATTGTTGTTTCCCGTGGTTTTTCGGATGTTTCACACTGTGGAGAAGCTAGTAGTGCACACAGAGAGAATGGGATTCGAGAAGGTGACTTTTATGAACGCGGTGAAGGGTACAGACTGCCTCGTTTCAATAATGGTACTGAACTCACATCTGCTTCAAATGACCACATCAGTACAATAAGCTCATCTGAAGGACAGTCGCCAGAGGTTTATCTTCCTGGCCTTGTTGTTCATGTTGTTCCAGTAAAGGAGAGTACCTCTCCATTGCAGAAGACAACTGTGACTCGTCGCAAGAACAAGAGCTACAAAGCATTTATCGCTAATCGGAAAGATTTTATCGACCTTGTTGTGACGCCTCGCATGTTCCTTGATCACCTCCCTTGGAG GTGTCAGTATGCCATGCAAAAGGTTATAGAAACACGGAAACGGGAGCAGCTCACGCATGATATGTCAGCTGCAGAGGATGCTGTATAA
- the LOC112895945 gene encoding uncharacterized protein LOC112895945 isoform X3 gives MAAGVLSTVRWATACAALLNAAAASAGAAVAAVALRRCGGGGALGPAAAVASAASAARLLASAVAGFAQGAAASAIAAGAIGAHVDSERDLRQLSRLRYKRWLWWTRFGMVITMLQFVSAIYLMCIIMKDILAGGSLKQCFSGQNQGNNDWKRILIITFLVSMWVAIIVQCATGSDVLRWRSFYASHDIAWRAHYREVFDHGIREVLCCLGRVKYSSVLEDDDICVVAKLLGDLMAYRASGTGHLELVAGLSLLQKSKLSTVISKELVEAPQDLIQEAVLFHPFAEAAYTVIPYILALSPFQFLPDTLKVFSFQGPLLDFGRNPVMFPCVWLNRQGVLTPWTRLRRPILEGDNCWRGHAAAFLKYANVAPEVLRKGRVSQTKREAAYFVVVLHDLSTVVIAIRGTETPEDVITDGLCKECNLTMDDLDGLINSDQLSPQLKNTVLSSFPHYGHAGIVESARELYAVLEGQPIHQDKSDTVTAGFLSSLLGDGCECNGYNIEIVGHSLGGSVAALLGIKLYRRFPKLHVYAYGAAPCVDYVIADACSQFVTSIVHNDEFSARLSMNSVIRLRSLAVKALSKTSPNSAKVGKLVGGIMNARTDEENAIEHCASIGALQTASEPKLSNDQMRGRNPMHTIRGGLFLFGKAISCLVNTPKYRISSTAAINYELGRSRMTTASDGGKCIVVSRGFSDVSHCGEASSAHRENGIREGDFYERGEGYRLPRFNNGTELTSASNDHISTISSSEGQSPEVYLPGLVVHVVPVKESTSPLQKTTVTRRKNKSYKAFIANRKDFIDLVVTPRMFLDHLPWRCQYAMQKVIETRKREQLTHDMSAAEDAV, from the exons ATGGCCGCCGGCGTGCTGTCCACAGTCCGGTGGGCCACCGCCTGCGCGGCGCTGctcaacgccgccgccgcctccgcgggcgccgccgtcgCGGCCGTCGCGCTGCGCCGCTGCGGCGGGGGTGGCGCCCtcggcccggccgccgccgtcgcgtccgcggcgtcggcggcgaggcTCCTCGCTTCTGCGGTCGCGGGGTTCGCGCAGGGCGCCGCCGCCTCAGCTATTGCCGCCGGTGCCATCGGGGCCCATGTCGACAGCGAGCGCGACCTCCGCCAACTCTCAAGG CTACGGTACAAGAGATGGCTTTGGTGGACACGATTTGGAATGGTCATCACGATGCTGCAATTTGTGTCGGCAATTTATTTGATGTGTATCATCATGAAGGATATCTTAGCTGGAGGGTCTTTAAAACAGTGCTTTTCAG GACAAAATCAGGGAAACAATGACTGGAAGCGTATCTTGATAATAACTTTTCTTGTCAGTATGTGGGTGGCAATTATAGTTCAATGCGCTACTGGTTCTGATGTACTAAGGTGGAGATCATTTTATGCATCCCATGATATTGCGTGGAGGGCACACTACCGGGAGGTGTTTGATCATGGAATCCGTGAAGTTTTGTGCTGTCTAGGGCGGGTTAAGTATTC GAGTGTGTTGGAAGATGATGATATATGTGTCGTGGCAAAGTTATTGGGTGATCTTATGGCTTATCGTGCATCTGGAACTGGTCATCTTGAGCTCGTAGCAG GGCTTTCGCTACTGCAGAAATCTAAGTTGTCCACAGTTATTTCGAAAGAACTAGTGGAGGCTCCTCAAGATCTCATCCAAGAGGCTGTTCTCTTTCATCCATTTGCTGAAGCTGCCTATACAGTTATTCCCTACATCCTTGCTCTGTCTCCTTTCCAGTTCTTGCCAGACACATTGAAGGTATTCTCTTTTCAGGGTCCACTGCTTGATTTTGGAAGGAATCCAGTTATGTTTCCCTGTGTGTGGCTAAATCGGCAAGGTGTTTTAACTCCATGGACTCGTCTTAG ACGACCAATACTTGAAGGTGATAACTGCTGGAGAGGGCATGCAGCTGCTTTCCTAAAATATGCCAATGTGGCCCCCGAAGTCCTTCGAAAAGGTCGTGTTAGCCAG ACAAAACGCGAGGCTGCCTATTTTGTGGTTGTCTTGCATGATTTGAGTACAGTAGTCATTGCTATCCGTGGAACTGAGACACCAGAAGATGTTATAACCGATGGCTTGTGTAAGGAATGTAACCTTACAATGGATGACTTGGATGGGTTGATCAA TTCTGATCAATTGTCCCCTCAACTGAAGAATACCGTCCTGTCATCTTTTCCACACTATGGACATGCAGGAATTGTTGAATCAGCTCGAGAGCTGTACGCAGTACTTGAGGGACAGCCCATACACCAAG ATAAGTCAGACACAGTGACGGCTGGATTCTTATCTTCTCTTCTTGGGGATGGTTGTGAGTGCAATGGGTACAATATTGAAATTGTTGGACATTCTTTAGGAGGTTCTGTAGCTGCCCTTCTTGGTATCAAG CTATACAGGCGATTCCCGAAATTACATGTGTATGCATATGGAGCCGCACCATGTGTGGATTATGTGATAGCAGATGCCTGCTCACAATTTGTTACAAG CATAGTCCACAATGATGAATTCTCTGCACGATTATCCATGAACTCGGTGATTAGATTGCGCAGTTTGGCTGTGAAGGCTCTCTCAAAGACTTCGCCCAATTCTGCTAAAGTGGGTAAACTAGTTGGTGGAATCATGAATGCCAGAACAGATGAGGAAAATGCAATAGAGCACTGTGCTTCAATTGGTGCTCTGCAGACAGCCAGTGAGCCTAAGCTAAGTAATGATCAAATGCGAGGAAGGAATCCAATGCATACAATCAGAGGTGGCTTATTTCTCTTTGGCAAAGCAATATCTTGCTTGGTAAATACCCCAAAATATCGAATTAGCTCCACAGCAGCAATTAATTATGAGTTGGGCAGATCTAGAATGACTACTGCCAGTGATGGAGGGAAATGCATTGTTGTTTCCCGTGGTTTTTCGGATGTTTCACACTGTGGAGAAGCTAGTAGTGCACACAGAGAGAATGGGATTCGAGAAGGTGACTTTTATGAACGCGGTGAAGGGTACAGACTGCCTCGTTTCAATAATGGTACTGAACTCACATCTGCTTCAAATGACCACATCAGTACAATAAGCTCATCTGAAGGACAGTCGCCAGAGGTTTATCTTCCTGGCCTTGTTGTTCATGTTGTTCCAGTAAAGGAGAGTACCTCTCCATTGCAGAAGACAACTGTGACTCGTCGCAAGAACAAGAGCTACAAAGCATTTATCGCTAATCGGAAAGATTTTATCGACCTTGTTGTGACGCCTCGCATGTTCCTTGATCACCTCCCTTGGAG GTGTCAGTATGCCATGCAAAAGGTTATAGAAACACGGAAACGGGAGCAGCTCACGCATGATATGTCAGCTGCAGAGGATGCTGTATAA